CATCTCGCTGACGAACAGGCCTTTACCTCCGCTGAACTCCCTGCACAGGGTGCGGAAGGGCGCGTTCGTGATCCCGGCCATGGGGGCGAGGACGACGGGCGGTCGCACAGCGTGCGGGCCGATCCGGAGGAGGCTTGCGGGGGCCGTGACGGGCGGGATGACGGGCGCGGTGACGGGCGTGGACATCCCGCCATTCTCGCGCACCGAACGGAGTACAGCCAAAGTCGTTAGTTAGGCGTACTATGGACCGCATGTCCGAGCTGAGTCCCCGCCGCCGCATGCTCGTGCTCGCGATCTGCTGCATGAGCCTGCTGATCGTGAGCCTCGACGTCACCGTGCTCAATGTCGCGCTGCCCTCCATGGAGAAGGACCTGGGCGCGAGCGTGGCCGGTATGCAATGGGCGCTCGACGCGTACACGCTCGTGCTGGCCTCGCTGCTCATGCTGGCGGGCTCGACCGCCGACCGGATCGGCCGCCGCCGGGTCTTCCTGACGGGGCTGGTGCTGTTCACGCTCGGCTCGGTGCTCTGTTCGCTCGCTCCGAACCTCGACTCGCTCATCGTGTTCCGCATGATCCAGGCGGTCGGCGGTTCGATGCTCAACCCGGTCGCCATGTCGATCATCACCAACACCTTCACCGACCCGCGCGAGCGGGCCCGGGCGATCGGCGTGTGGGGCGCGGTGGTCGGCATATCCATGGCCGCCGGTCCGATCATCGGCGGCCTGCTCGTGGACTCCGTCGGCTGGCGCTCGATCTTCTGGATCAACCTGCCGGTGGGCCTCGCCGCGCTCCTGCTCACCCTGCGGTACGTCCCGGAGTCCCGGGCGCCGAAGGCCCGCCGTCCCGACCCGGTCGGCCAGGTCCTGGTCATCGCGCTGCTCGGGTCCCTGACGTACGCGATCATCGAGGCGCCCAGCTCACCGGTCTCGCACACGCTCGCCTTCGGGACGGTCGCCCTGGCCGCGCTGCTCGGGCTGCTGTACTACGAGCCCCGGCGCGCCGAACCCCTCATCGACCTGCGGTTCTTCCGGTCGGTGCCGTTCAGCGGGGCGACCGTGGTCGCGGTCAGCGCGTTCGCGGCGCTGAGCGGGTTCCTGTTCCTGTCGACGCTGTACCTGCAGAACGTGCGCGGGCTGTCGGCGCTGCACGCGGGTCTGTGGATGCTGCCGATGGCGGTGATGTGCTTCGTCTGCGCGCCGATCTCGGGGCGCCTGGTCGGCAGCCGGGGCCCGCGCGTCCCGCTCCTCACGGCCGGGGTCGCCATCACCGCGAGTGGGGTCCTCTTCGCCGGGTTCGATGCGGAGTCGTCGAACGTGACGCTGGTCATGGGGTACTTCCTGTTCGGCCTCGGCTTCGGTTTCGTCAACGCGCCCATCACCAACACGGCCGTCTCGGGCATGCCCCGAGCCCAGGCCGGGGTGGCCGCAGCGGTCGCCTCCACCAGCCGCCAGACCGGCGGCACGCTGGGGGTCGCGGTGATCGGCGCGGTGCTGGCGTCGGGCATCGGGTCGGGCCCGTACAGGGAGGTGTTCGTCGCCGCGTCGCGGCCCGGCTGGTGGATCATCGCGGGCTGCGGGCTGGCCGTACTGATCCTGGGTGCCGTCACGACCGGCGGCTGGGCCCGGAAGACGGCGGAGCGGGCCGCCGGGCGCCTGGAGGACGGAGCGGACGGGGACGGCGGGAGTGTGGGTGGTTCGCGCGCCGATGGTGGCGCCGACGGGGGCGGGGAGACGGGCGTGCGAGGTGTGGCGGGGGCGCGTACGGCGAAGTGAGCCGGTGGTGTGGGTAGCCGGGTCGCGGCCGACTGTCGGATTCCCCGTGCTGGGGGCGAGTTTCCGACCGAATCCGGTCGGCTACCGCCCCTTCCCGACCGGCACCCCGGCTACTCCCTCCTGGCCTCCCCCCAATCCCCGCTCAAGGCCATCGCGTACAGCTTCTCCAGGCGCTCGCGTGTCTCCTCGTCCGTCGGGACGAGTGTCACCAGGCGGGTGCCCAGTTCCGGGGCGAGCCAGAGGTCGGTGTGGTCGACGGTGAGCAGACCGACGTACGGATTGCGGAACTGCTTAGTCTTGCCTCGGGCGGCGACCACCTCGTACCGCTCCCAGATCGCACAGAACTCCGGGGACCGGGTGCGCAGCCGCTTGAGCATCAACTTCCAGGCGGGATCGCCGAGATGGGCGGCCTGCTGGACCCGGAGCTTGGCCGCCATGACCCGCATCGTCTCTTCGAGCAGGACGACCGACGAGCGCCACTCCTCGTTCGTGTAGACGAGGAGCATGAGGTTGCGGTCCTCGGGCGGTACGGCGTCCAGGTCGCCCATGAGACGGCTGTACGTGCGGTTGTACGCCTGGATGTCGTACCGGCTGTTCTGGATGCAGGCCGGGATGGGGTCGAGGGCGCGCAGCAGTTCGCGGATGGCGGGGGTGATCGTCGGGCAGCTCGCGGCGGGGGTGGGGTCGACGGCTCCGGCCAGCTGGAAGAGGTGGGCGCGTTCGCTCGGGTCGAGCAGGAGGGTGCGGGCGAGGGCGTCGAGCACCTGTTCGGAGACCTGGATGGCGCGGGCCTGTTCGAGCCAGGTGTACCAGGTGACGCCCACGGCGGAGAGCTGGGCGACCTCCTCCCGGCGCAGCCCCGGCGTTCGGCGCCGTCGGCCTCGCGGCAGCCCGACCTGCTCGGGGGTGATGCGCTCGCGGCGGCTGCGGAGGAAGACGGCGAGCTCGTGGCGCCGGCTTTCCGATCCGCGCCCGCCGGGCCGCTGCGGCTCCCGTTGCTGAGCGGTGGTTTCCTGGGCGATGGTGGTCACAGTCCCACTCTCTCTCCGCTTTCCCTCAGTCCCGACCCTGTTTCCGGGTACTCCTACTACCAGGATAAAGACACTCTGGTACCCCCCTCAGAGACGGCGCAGGCTGGTCGACGTGACCAACACAAGCACCCCACCCACCGCCACCGTCCGCTCTCCCGCCGGCCCACCCGTACTCGGCGGGCTCGGACTGTTCACCGTGCTGCTCGGGGCGGCGCTCCCGCTCATCGACTTCTTCATCGTCAACGTCGCCCTGCCCACCATCGGCCGGGATCTCTCGGCGAGCGAGGCCGTCCTCGAACTGGTCGTCGCCGGGTACGGGGTCTCGTACGCCGTCCTGCTCGTCCTCGGCGGGCGGCTCGGCGACCTCTTCGGCCGGCGTCGGCTCTTCCTGGGCGGTATGGCGGCCTTCGCCGTCACCTCGTTGGCCTGCGGTCTGGCGCCGACCGCGTGGACCCTGGTGGCGGCCCGCATCGCCCAGGGCGCGGCGTCGGCGGCGATGCTGCCGCAGGTGCTCGCGACGATCCAGTCGGCGACGGCGGGCCCGCGCCGCGCGAGGGCGATGGGCCTGTAC
This genomic interval from Streptomyces sp. B21-083 contains the following:
- a CDS encoding MFS transporter — translated: MSELSPRRRMLVLAICCMSLLIVSLDVTVLNVALPSMEKDLGASVAGMQWALDAYTLVLASLLMLAGSTADRIGRRRVFLTGLVLFTLGSVLCSLAPNLDSLIVFRMIQAVGGSMLNPVAMSIITNTFTDPRERARAIGVWGAVVGISMAAGPIIGGLLVDSVGWRSIFWINLPVGLAALLLTLRYVPESRAPKARRPDPVGQVLVIALLGSLTYAIIEAPSSPVSHTLAFGTVALAALLGLLYYEPRRAEPLIDLRFFRSVPFSGATVVAVSAFAALSGFLFLSTLYLQNVRGLSALHAGLWMLPMAVMCFVCAPISGRLVGSRGPRVPLLTAGVAITASGVLFAGFDAESSNVTLVMGYFLFGLGFGFVNAPITNTAVSGMPRAQAGVAAAVASTSRQTGGTLGVAVIGAVLASGIGSGPYREVFVAASRPGWWIIAGCGLAVLILGAVTTGGWARKTAERAAGRLEDGADGDGGSVGGSRADGGADGGGETGVRGVAGARTAK
- a CDS encoding helix-turn-helix transcriptional regulator, translated to MTTIAQETTAQQREPQRPGGRGSESRRHELAVFLRSRRERITPEQVGLPRGRRRRTPGLRREEVAQLSAVGVTWYTWLEQARAIQVSEQVLDALARTLLLDPSERAHLFQLAGAVDPTPAASCPTITPAIRELLRALDPIPACIQNSRYDIQAYNRTYSRLMGDLDAVPPEDRNLMLLVYTNEEWRSSVVLLEETMRVMAAKLRVQQAAHLGDPAWKLMLKRLRTRSPEFCAIWERYEVVAARGKTKQFRNPYVGLLTVDHTDLWLAPELGTRLVTLVPTDEETRERLEKLYAMALSGDWGEARRE